The Jatrophihabitans endophyticus genome includes the window ACCTGTGCCAGGACTTCACCGCGGGGCTCGTGCTCGTCTCCGCCGGCTTCGCGGCCGCGCTCGTCCCCGTGCTGGCGCTGTGGGGCGCCGACCGGGAGCGGATGCGCGACGTGGCGCTGCCCGGCCTCGGCTCGCGGCGCATCGGCGTGCTGTACCGCCGCTCGCGCAACGAGCCCACCCCCGCGGTGCGCACCGTGCTGGACGAGCTGCGCGCCGCCGCGGCGCACTCCGCAGCGAGCTGACCTGCCCGCTCGTCGACGACGGCCACCGTGGTGAGGCCACGGGAAAGGCCTGGCCCCGACGGATCGGGGCCAGGCCTCCTGGGGCGAGCGACGGGACTCGAACCCGCGACATCCGCGACCACAACGCGGCGCTCTACCAGCTGAGCTACGCCCGCCATGCCGACGGACGTGCCGCCGAGCCCGCTCAGTCTACCCGGCCGCCCGCGGCGCCGTTGTCCAGCCCGGCGACCGAGTCCGCGGCGGCCCGGGCCTCCTCCAGCGTGGGGCCGGGCGGTTCGACGAAGAGCGTCCGCCGGTAGTAGCGCAGCTCGTCGATGCTCTCGCGGACGTCGTCGAGGGCGCGGTGCGTAAGGGCCTTGCGCGGCTGCGACTGGTAGACCCGCGGGTACCACCGCTTCGCGAGCTCCTTGACCGAGGAGACGTCGACCATCCGGTAGTGCAGGTGGCCGTCGAGCGCCGGCATGTCCCGGGCGAGGAAGCCTCGGTCGGTCGCGATCGAGTTGCCGCAGAGCGGGGCCGTGCGGGCCTCCGGCACGAGGCCGCGCACGTAGTCGAGGACGCGCTGCTCGGCGTCGGCGAGTGTGACGGTGGACGCGCGCACCGCCTCGGTCAGCCCCGACGAGGCGTGCATGTCGCGCACGACCGGCAGCATCGCGTCCAGCAGCGCGTCGTCGGCGTGCACGATCACGTCGATGCCGTCGTCCAGCGGGTGCAGCTCGCCGTCGGTCACGATCGCCGCGACCTCGATCAGCGCATCGTGGCCGAGATCGAGTCCGGTCATCTCACAGTCGACCCAGACGAGCAGGTCCGCGCGTTCCGTCACGCCCAGAGGCTATACGGGCGGCCGGCGGCGTTGGCTAGCGTGAGACCCGGCCACCCAACCCCGGTGCCGAGGACCAGGAGGACGGTCATGGCCGAACTGCTCGACCAGGACGCCATCGACGACGCGTTGACGGCACGCGCGGGCTGGAGCGGTGACCCCGCGCGCCTCACCCGCTCCATCGAGTTCGCCGACTTCCTGACCGCGGTCGAGTTCGTCGGCCGGCTCGCGCCGCGCTGCGAGGACCTCGACCACCACCCGGACCTCGACCTGCGCTGGCGTCGTGTCGACGTCTCGCTGACGACCCACAGTGCCGGCGGTGTGACGGCGAAGGACGTCGAGCTCGCCGGCGTCGTGGACGAGGTGGCCGCCGGGTTGCCGCTCGCGGGCGGCTGACCGGCCCTGCCGCGTCAGGGTTTGCTGCGCCAGGCGCCCATGCCGAGCACGATGATGCGCAGCTGCCGCTCCGCGTGGTCCAGGATCGACGTCGCGTCCTCGGGGTGCCGCTCGTCGCTCTCCAGCAGCCGCACGACGGTTCCCAGCATCGTGGTGACCATCAGGTCGGCCACCATCTCGAGGTCCTCGGTCGACCAGTCGTAACCGACCGTCAGCCGGGCGAGGTCGATCGTGAGATCGCTGGTGAACAGTCGTAGCTCGGTCGCGATCGCGCGTCGCACGCCGGCGACACCGCCGTAGCGCTCGCGGGTGAGGAAGCGGAACTGCTCCGGATGATCGGCCACCTGGCGAGCCAGGATCGCGACGGTGTCGGCGATGATGTCGCCGTGCGTGACCCGCCCCTTACGGGCGTCGCGCAGCAGTTGCCGCAACGGGCGCATGGACTCGTCGACGAGGTCGACCCCGAGCTCGTCGACGGAGGCGAAGTGGCGGTAGAACGCGGTGGGCACGATGCCTGCCTCGCGGGCCACCTCGCGCAGGCTGATGCTGGCGAGGCTGCGTTCGGTGATGAGCCGCAGTGTGACGTCGAGCAACCTGCGCCGGGTGAGCTCCTTGCGCTCTGCCCGCGATCTGGTGTCGGTCACGGCCCGAGATTACGCGGCGTGTCGTGGGGCCGGTGTTCCGTCGCGCGACCGACCGCGGCCCGGCGGGCCAGGGGGCGTCGTGGGCGCCGTCACGTCGACCCGCATTGACACCTGTCGACACCCTCGTTTCACTGGTCAGTGAACGGATGTGCACTCAAATGTGACCGCCACCGACCGAGGGAGACGTGATGTCGCTGCAGAGCCCCCGACGCCGCTCGCTGCCCGGCCTGCCGGGAGCCGGCGCGCTGTCGGCCCGAGCGCTCGGCGTCCTCGAGGCACTCGCGACGCCGCACGGCCTGGACCGTTACCTGGAGCTCGTCAACCCGATGCTGACCGTGCGCGAGCTGCGCGCGGTCGTCACCGACGTCCGGCACGGCTCGCACGACACCACGACGGTGACGCTGCGGCCGACCCGTCAGTGGCAGGGCTTCCGCGCGGGACAGTTCGTGCAGCTCTCGGTCGACATCGACGGCGTGCGCCGCACCCGCTGCTACTCCCCGGCCAACTCGCAGTACCGCGCCGACGGGCAGCTCGAGCTGACCGTCAAGGCGCATCCGTACGGACTGGTGTCGAATTACCTCTACGCCCACGCCGAGCCGGGCATGGTGCTCGGGCTGTCGCAGGCCGGCGGCGGGTTCACGCTGCCCGACACGCGCCCGGAGCGCACGCTGCTGCTCAGCGGTGGCAGTGGCATCACGCCCGTCATGGCCATGCTGCGCACGCTGTGCGACGAGGGCCACCAGGGCGAGATCGTGTTCCTGCACTACGCCTTCACCGCGAAGCACGTGTCCTATCTGGCCGAGCTGCGCGACATCGAGGCCCGACACGACAACGTGCGGGTCGTCCTCGCCTACACCGAGCAGGAGGTCGGCGGTGACCTGCAGGGACTGTTCCACCAGCAACACCTCGCCGAGGTCGCGCCGTGGTACGCCGACGCGCAGACCTACCTCTGCGGCCCGCCCGGGCTGATGACCTCCATCCGTGCGCACTTCGTCGCGCGGGGCGTCGCCGACCGGTTGCACAGCGAGGACTTCGCGCCCACCGCCCCCGCCGTCGACACCGCGGGCGCGACCGGCGAGCTGACCTTCGCCCGCACCGGAACGACGGCGGCCAACAGCGGCAAGACCCTGCTCGAGCAGGCAGAGGACGCCGGGCTGTCGCCCGAGTACGGCTGCCGCATGGGCATCTGCTTCTCCTGCACGCAGGTGAAGCGCGCCGGCACGGTGCGCAACGTCAACACCGGTGACGTCGACAGCGACCCGGACTGCGAGGTGCAGCTGTGCATCAACGTCCCGGTCGGCGACGTCGACCTGGACCTCTGACCGCCTCACGCAACGTCTGGAGCGAGACCATGACCTCGAAGACGATCCCCCTGACCGACGAGCAGGTCGAGGAGCTCGGCCGCGAGCTCGATGCCCTGCGCAAGCGCGTGATCGACGACCTGGGCGCCGAGGATCGCGAGTACATCGACAACGTCGTGAAGGCGCAGCGCGGGCTCGAGGTCGGCGGCCGCGCCGCCCTGATGCT containing:
- a CDS encoding TetR family transcriptional regulator, which codes for MTDTRSRAERKELTRRRLLDVTLRLITERSLASISLREVAREAGIVPTAFYRHFASVDELGVDLVDESMRPLRQLLRDARKGRVTHGDIIADTVAILARQVADHPEQFRFLTRERYGGVAGVRRAIATELRLFTSDLTIDLARLTVGYDWSTEDLEMVADLMVTTMLGTVVRLLESDERHPEDATSILDHAERQLRIIVLGMGAWRSKP
- a CDS encoding 4a-hydroxytetrahydrobiopterin dehydratase, which translates into the protein MAELLDQDAIDDALTARAGWSGDPARLTRSIEFADFLTAVEFVGRLAPRCEDLDHHPDLDLRWRRVDVSLTTHSAGGVTAKDVELAGVVDEVAAGLPLAGG
- a CDS encoding ferredoxin reductase produces the protein MSLQSPRRRSLPGLPGAGALSARALGVLEALATPHGLDRYLELVNPMLTVRELRAVVTDVRHGSHDTTTVTLRPTRQWQGFRAGQFVQLSVDIDGVRRTRCYSPANSQYRADGQLELTVKAHPYGLVSNYLYAHAEPGMVLGLSQAGGGFTLPDTRPERTLLLSGGSGITPVMAMLRTLCDEGHQGEIVFLHYAFTAKHVSYLAELRDIEARHDNVRVVLAYTEQEVGGDLQGLFHQQHLAEVAPWYADAQTYLCGPPGLMTSIRAHFVARGVADRLHSEDFAPTAPAVDTAGATGELTFARTGTTAANSGKTLLEQAEDAGLSPEYGCRMGICFSCTQVKRAGTVRNVNTGDVDSDPDCEVQLCINVPVGDVDLDL
- the orn gene encoding oligoribonuclease codes for the protein MTERADLLVWVDCEMTGLDLGHDALIEVAAIVTDGELHPLDDGIDVIVHADDALLDAMLPVVRDMHASSGLTEAVRASTVTLADAEQRVLDYVRGLVPEARTAPLCGNSIATDRGFLARDMPALDGHLHYRMVDVSSVKELAKRWYPRVYQSQPRKALTHRALDDVRESIDELRYYRRTLFVEPPGPTLEEARAAADSVAGLDNGAAGGRVD